One Kallotenue papyrolyticum genomic window carries:
- a CDS encoding HPr family phosphocarrier protein encodes MPELNITIHHAVGLHARPAALFVQTAKRFASTITVRNGERTANAKSIVQVLTLGARQGSVLTISAEGDDADAALAALQALIASNFEGAP; translated from the coding sequence ATGCCGGAACTGAACATCACTATCCATCACGCGGTCGGGCTGCACGCGCGACCGGCTGCGCTCTTCGTGCAGACGGCAAAGCGCTTCGCGTCAACGATTACGGTCCGCAACGGTGAGCGCACGGCAAATGCCAAAAGCATCGTCCAGGTATTGACGCTAGGGGCCAGGCAGGGATCGGTCTTGACCATTAGCGCCGAGGGCGACGATGCTGACGCTGCCCTCGCGGCGCTCCAGGCATTGATCGCGTCAAACTTTGAAGGTGCGCCATGA
- a CDS encoding extracellular solute-binding protein, whose protein sequence is MRIRHALRPLLLSVLLVLAACGQGTPAQTGQQNTQASPAAEPSPAAEPSPAAEGSPSALPSPVPTPTPGVATFGSGATKIVWWHISTVEDQRKRWEELANAYIQQHPDVTIEITVLENEAFKSKLATAMQSGNPPDIFQSWGGGVLKQYAEAGLVQDLTPALQQNGWGDSFVPGPLSLYTFDGKTYGVPWNAGMVGFWYNKELFQKAGIQQPPTTWSELLQTVQKLKDAGITPIALGEKDKWPGHFYWVYLAMRLGGKEAFDRAYTRQGSFADPPFVQAGERLKELIDLQPFQNGFLGASYGDHQVLMANAQAAMELMGHWAPSANRAVAQDVEAYNRSLGWFPFPTVEGGVGKLTDALGGGDGFAIGKNAPPAAIDFVRFLTSVENQTKLAEVGMAVPPAVKGAEAGIQDPIMKELAQRVAQATYYQLYYDQYLPPAVGQAVNDATQALFAGSMTPEQVAQAIEAAAAAELSR, encoded by the coding sequence ATGAGGATCAGGCATGCCCTTCGTCCGTTGCTGCTGAGTGTCTTGCTGGTGCTGGCCGCCTGCGGCCAGGGCACGCCGGCGCAGACCGGGCAGCAGAACACGCAGGCATCACCCGCCGCCGAGCCATCACCCGCCGCCGAGCCATCACCCGCCGCCGAGGGCTCTCCATCAGCGCTGCCCAGCCCGGTGCCGACACCCACGCCCGGCGTGGCAACCTTCGGTAGCGGCGCGACCAAGATCGTCTGGTGGCACATCAGCACGGTTGAGGATCAGCGCAAGCGCTGGGAAGAACTGGCCAATGCCTACATTCAGCAACATCCCGATGTCACCATCGAGATCACGGTGCTCGAAAACGAGGCCTTCAAGTCCAAGCTGGCGACGGCCATGCAGTCGGGCAACCCGCCGGATATCTTCCAGAGCTGGGGTGGCGGTGTGCTCAAGCAGTATGCCGAGGCCGGCCTGGTCCAGGACCTGACGCCGGCGCTGCAGCAGAACGGCTGGGGCGACTCGTTCGTGCCGGGTCCCCTCTCGCTCTATACCTTTGATGGCAAGACCTACGGCGTGCCGTGGAACGCCGGCATGGTTGGCTTCTGGTACAACAAAGAGCTCTTCCAAAAGGCCGGTATTCAGCAACCGCCGACCACCTGGAGCGAACTGCTCCAGACGGTTCAGAAGCTGAAGGACGCCGGCATCACGCCGATCGCCCTGGGCGAGAAGGACAAGTGGCCGGGCCACTTCTACTGGGTCTATCTGGCCATGCGTCTGGGTGGTAAGGAGGCGTTTGATCGCGCCTACACGCGCCAGGGCAGCTTCGCCGATCCGCCCTTCGTGCAGGCCGGCGAGCGCCTCAAGGAGCTGATCGACCTGCAGCCCTTCCAGAACGGCTTCCTGGGCGCAAGCTACGGCGACCACCAGGTGCTGATGGCCAACGCGCAGGCGGCCATGGAGCTGATGGGCCACTGGGCGCCGTCCGCGAACCGCGCCGTGGCGCAGGATGTCGAGGCCTACAACCGCAGCCTGGGCTGGTTCCCCTTCCCCACGGTGGAGGGCGGCGTCGGCAAGCTGACCGATGCACTGGGCGGTGGCGACGGCTTCGCCATCGGCAAGAACGCGCCGCCGGCAGCGATCGACTTCGTGCGCTTCCTGACCAGCGTCGAGAACCAGACCAAGCTGGCCGAGGTTGGGATGGCCGTGCCACCGGCGGTCAAGGGCGCTGAAGCCGGCATTCAGGACCCGATCATGAAGGAGCTGGCGCAGCGCGTAGCCCAAGCGACCTACTACCAGCTCTACTACGATCAGTACCTGCCGCCGGCGGTAGGCCAGGCCGTCAACGATGCGACCCAGGCGCTCTTCGCCGGCAGCATGACGCCAGAGCAGGTCGCCCAGGCGATCGAAGCAGCGGCCGCGGCAGAGTTGTCCCGCTGA
- a CDS encoding NUDIX hydrolase — translation MITFDRDRQRFNYRVAAVILDRGRVLLHRAEHDDFWVLPGGRAELMEPATETIRRELREELGVEARVERLLWVVENFFSYADYAFHELALYFLVELAPDSPLRRQSVFDGREAQERLIFRWFDLATLERVRLFPSFLRTALRSLPATVRHIVHTDAPG, via the coding sequence ATGATTACCTTTGATCGCGATCGCCAGCGCTTCAACTACCGCGTTGCGGCGGTGATCCTCGATCGCGGGCGGGTGTTGCTCCACCGCGCCGAGCACGATGATTTCTGGGTCTTGCCTGGCGGACGCGCCGAGCTGATGGAGCCGGCAACCGAGACCATCCGGCGCGAACTGCGCGAGGAACTGGGCGTTGAGGCACGCGTCGAGCGCCTGCTGTGGGTCGTCGAGAACTTCTTCTCGTACGCCGACTATGCCTTCCATGAGCTGGCGCTGTACTTCCTGGTGGAGCTGGCGCCCGACTCCCCGCTCCGTCGGCAGTCGGTCTTCGACGGCCGCGAAGCGCAGGAGCGCCTGATCTTCCGGTGGTTCGACCTCGCCACCCTGGAGCGCGTGCGGCTCTTTCCCTCGTTTCTGCGCACGGCGCTGCGCTCGCTGCCCGCGACGGTGAGGCACATTGTCCATACCGACGCACCTGGGTAG
- a CDS encoding LacI family DNA-binding transcriptional regulator — protein sequence MSKANKPITIGDIARYAGVSPSTVSRVLTGSKRVAEDKRARVLAVIEQHQYRPNIVARGLVSGRSMLVGVLVQDITSPFFANIVRGIEEALDQSPYRLMVSTTQWRAEQQKEGRSLELLLERRADGLIVVGGHIPDAELRAVAEQVPLVAVARSISGLEHLCLQVDNEGAAYRATRYLIGLGHRRIAHVTGTPDHPDAQARAAGYRRALAEAGLPIEEALIVSGQFTEDSGFAAVEELLIRGERFSAIFAANDQSAYGAMLALFNHGYRIPEDVSVVGFDNLFLSAYTLPPLTTVHHPAVEMGQAAAEGLLRMLRDEAPNLPSFSAELVIRQSAMRARQT from the coding sequence ATGAGTAAAGCCAACAAACCGATCACTATTGGCGATATTGCCCGCTATGCCGGTGTATCGCCCAGCACTGTTTCGCGCGTGCTAACCGGCAGCAAGCGCGTAGCCGAAGACAAACGCGCACGCGTCCTGGCCGTGATTGAGCAGCACCAGTACCGGCCCAACATTGTGGCGCGCGGTTTGGTGTCCGGGCGCTCAATGCTGGTAGGCGTTCTGGTGCAGGACATCACCAGTCCGTTCTTCGCCAACATTGTGCGCGGCATCGAGGAGGCGCTGGATCAATCGCCCTACCGTCTGATGGTGAGTACGACACAGTGGCGCGCCGAGCAGCAAAAAGAAGGTCGCTCGCTGGAGTTGCTGTTGGAGCGCCGCGCCGACGGCCTAATCGTCGTGGGTGGGCATATCCCCGACGCCGAGCTGCGCGCCGTCGCCGAGCAGGTCCCGTTGGTCGCGGTCGCGCGCTCGATCAGCGGGCTGGAACACCTCTGCCTGCAGGTGGACAACGAGGGCGCCGCCTACCGCGCAACGCGCTATCTGATCGGTCTGGGCCACCGCCGCATCGCGCATGTCACCGGTACCCCCGACCACCCCGATGCGCAGGCGCGCGCCGCCGGCTACCGCCGCGCGCTGGCCGAAGCCGGCCTGCCGATCGAGGAAGCACTGATCGTCTCGGGCCAATTCACCGAAGACTCGGGCTTTGCCGCCGTGGAAGAGCTGTTAATCCGTGGGGAACGCTTCAGCGCGATCTTTGCCGCCAACGACCAGTCAGCCTACGGCGCCATGCTGGCGCTCTTCAACCATGGGTATCGCATTCCCGAAGATGTATCGGTGGTTGGCTTCGACAATCTGTTTCTCTCGGCCTACACGCTGCCGCCGTTGACCACGGTCCACCACCCGGCGGTGGAGATGGGCCAGGCCGCCGCCGAAGGGCTGCTGCGCATGCTGCGCGACGAAGCGCCCAATCTACCCTCCTTCAGCGCCGAGCTGGTCATTCGCCAGTCGGCCATGCGCGCGCGGCAGACATGA
- a CDS encoding glycoside hydrolase family 3 N-terminal domain-containing protein, giving the protein MASDQPRYKDPTQPLETRVEDLLSRMTLDEKIAQLGCLWSTALVPDGVFDADAVAAKMPHGIGQITRIGASTGLRPAESAALMNAIQEVALTRTRLGIPVIVHEESVGGFCHRDATVFPQALGLAATWDAALLEQVAGVIREQMLAVGARLALAPVLDVARDPRWGRVEETYGEDPVLAGTMGTAYVRGLQTDDLRRGVAATGKHFLGYAMSEGGRNWGPVQLGPRELREVYAEPFAAAIRDAGLAAIMNSYASVDGLPCAGSAAILTDLLRGELGFNGVVVADYWSIPQLLEFHRVAAHPGEAARLALSAGLDVELPALQFYGEPLKREIEAGRLPLEVLDTAVRRVLRLKFQLGLFEQPYVEAEAAGRVFQTPDQRALARRAVAESVVLLANDGVLPLGPQLKRVAVIGPGADDVRLLQGDYHYPAHLESIYLAPKPTGDGWQGGDTLTPHAGGAFAPGPYYTPHITPLAGLRAALGADVEVVYAKGCDVLGDDRSGFAEAVAAAQTADVAVVVVAGKSGLHRPVTVGEANDAMDLDLTGVQNELVAALAATGTPLVVVVLSGRVHTLERIAPHANALLYLFPPGEEGGHGLADVLTGRVAPSGRLPVTLPRKVGQVPIYAGHRAGGDRAMFFGDYSDGPPTPLFPFGHGLSYTSFAYEQLQVSSATTRDPITISLLVRNTGQRAGEEVVQLYLRDCVASVARPDRILAGFARVALEPGEASTVTFTVHPSRLAFFDPQMRFVVEPGSLWIGVGASSADIRLETTVELGGERVEYQQRAIVATQVAVERQPLLV; this is encoded by the coding sequence ATGGCATCCGACCAACCACGCTACAAGGATCCGACGCAGCCACTGGAGACGCGGGTTGAGGATCTGCTCAGCCGCATGACGCTTGACGAAAAGATCGCGCAGCTCGGTTGTCTGTGGAGCACCGCCCTGGTGCCGGACGGCGTCTTCGATGCAGATGCCGTCGCTGCCAAAATGCCGCATGGCATCGGCCAGATTACGCGCATTGGCGCCTCCACCGGCCTGCGCCCGGCGGAGAGCGCGGCGCTGATGAATGCGATCCAGGAGGTGGCGCTGACACGCACGCGTCTAGGCATTCCGGTGATCGTGCACGAGGAGTCGGTGGGCGGCTTCTGCCACCGCGATGCGACCGTTTTCCCACAGGCCCTGGGGCTAGCGGCGACCTGGGATGCCGCGCTGCTGGAGCAAGTTGCCGGCGTGATCCGTGAGCAGATGCTGGCGGTTGGCGCGCGGCTGGCGCTGGCGCCCGTGCTGGATGTCGCGCGCGATCCGCGCTGGGGCCGCGTTGAGGAGACCTACGGCGAGGATCCGGTGCTGGCCGGGACCATGGGTACTGCCTACGTGCGTGGCCTACAGACCGACGATCTGCGGCGGGGAGTTGCGGCGACGGGCAAACACTTCCTGGGCTACGCCATGTCCGAGGGCGGGCGCAACTGGGGGCCGGTACAGCTCGGGCCGCGCGAGCTGCGCGAAGTATATGCCGAGCCCTTCGCAGCAGCCATTCGCGACGCTGGATTAGCAGCGATCATGAACTCGTATGCCTCGGTGGATGGTCTGCCCTGCGCCGGCAGCGCCGCGATCCTGACCGATCTGCTGCGCGGCGAGCTCGGCTTCAACGGCGTGGTGGTGGCCGACTACTGGTCGATCCCGCAGTTGTTAGAATTTCACCGCGTCGCGGCGCATCCCGGCGAGGCGGCGCGCCTGGCACTCTCCGCCGGCCTGGATGTGGAGCTGCCGGCGCTGCAATTCTACGGCGAGCCGCTCAAGCGCGAGATCGAGGCCGGACGCCTGCCGCTGGAGGTGTTGGATACCGCGGTGCGGCGCGTGCTGCGTCTCAAGTTCCAACTGGGCCTCTTCGAGCAACCCTACGTCGAGGCCGAGGCGGCCGGACGCGTATTCCAAACGCCCGATCAGCGCGCGCTGGCGCGCCGTGCGGTAGCCGAGTCGGTGGTGTTGCTCGCCAACGACGGCGTATTGCCGCTGGGGCCGCAGCTCAAACGTGTGGCGGTGATCGGGCCGGGCGCCGACGACGTGCGGCTGCTGCAGGGCGATTACCACTATCCGGCGCACCTGGAGAGCATCTACCTCGCGCCCAAGCCCACCGGCGACGGCTGGCAGGGCGGCGATACGCTGACGCCGCACGCCGGTGGCGCGTTTGCGCCGGGGCCGTACTACACGCCCCACATCACGCCGCTGGCCGGGCTGCGCGCCGCGCTGGGCGCGGACGTGGAGGTGGTGTACGCCAAGGGCTGCGACGTGTTGGGCGATGACCGCTCCGGTTTTGCCGAAGCCGTCGCGGCAGCGCAAACGGCCGATGTCGCCGTGGTAGTGGTGGCCGGCAAGAGCGGGCTACACCGTCCGGTGACGGTAGGCGAGGCCAACGATGCCATGGATCTCGATCTGACCGGCGTGCAGAACGAGTTGGTGGCCGCGCTGGCCGCGACGGGCACACCGCTGGTCGTGGTGGTGTTGAGCGGCCGTGTGCACACCCTGGAGCGCATCGCGCCGCACGCCAATGCGTTGCTGTACCTCTTCCCGCCCGGCGAGGAGGGTGGCCATGGCCTGGCCGACGTACTGACCGGGCGCGTCGCGCCGAGCGGGCGCCTGCCGGTGACGCTACCGCGCAAGGTCGGCCAGGTGCCGATCTATGCCGGCCATCGCGCCGGAGGCGATCGGGCCATGTTCTTCGGCGATTACAGCGACGGCCCACCTACGCCGCTCTTCCCCTTCGGCCATGGCTTGAGCTATACCAGCTTCGCCTACGAGCAGCTTCAGGTCAGCAGCGCCACCACCCGCGATCCGATCACCATCTCGCTACTGGTGCGCAATACCGGTCAGCGCGCCGGCGAGGAGGTGGTGCAACTCTACCTGCGCGACTGCGTAGCCTCGGTGGCGCGCCCTGACCGCATACTGGCGGGCTTCGCGCGCGTGGCGCTCGAACCCGGCGAGGCAAGCACGGTCACCTTTACAGTGCATCCCTCGCGGCTGGCCTTTTTCGATCCCCAGATGCGCTTCGTCGTCGAGCCGGGCAGCCTGTGGATCGGTGTCGGCGCATCGTCCGCCGATATTCGCCTCGAAACCACGGTCGAGCTGGGCGGCGAGCGGGTCGAGTATCAGCAGCGCGCGATCGTGGCCACCCAGGTGGCGGTCGAACGTCAGCCCCTGCTGGTGTAG
- a CDS encoding ThuA domain-containing protein, with translation MKRALMVWGGWEGHQPRQSAELFAGCLRAAGFEVELADTLDAFLDHERLRALDLIVPVWTMGTITAEQERGLLDAVAAGVGIAGWHGCMADSFRNNPDYQFMVGGQWVAHPGNIIRYTVNIVRHDDPITAGINDFSIESEQYYMHVDPSNDVLATTTFSGDYGVPWIAGTVMPVVWKRRWGQGRVFYCSLGHQTADFDVPEAREIVRRGLLWAARAL, from the coding sequence ATGAAACGAGCATTGATGGTCTGGGGCGGTTGGGAGGGCCACCAGCCGCGTCAGTCGGCGGAGCTCTTTGCCGGGTGCCTGCGCGCAGCCGGCTTCGAGGTTGAGCTTGCCGATACGCTGGACGCTTTTCTGGATCACGAGCGCTTGCGCGCGCTCGATCTGATCGTGCCGGTGTGGACCATGGGCACGATCACGGCCGAACAGGAGCGCGGCCTGCTCGATGCGGTCGCGGCCGGGGTCGGCATCGCTGGCTGGCACGGCTGCATGGCCGACTCGTTCCGCAACAATCCCGACTACCAGTTCATGGTCGGCGGGCAGTGGGTCGCGCATCCCGGCAACATTATTCGCTACACGGTCAACATCGTGCGCCATGATGACCCGATTACCGCCGGGATCAACGATTTCTCGATCGAGAGCGAACAGTACTACATGCACGTCGATCCCTCCAACGACGTGCTGGCGACGACCACTTTCAGCGGTGACTACGGCGTGCCGTGGATCGCCGGCACGGTGATGCCGGTGGTCTGGAAGCGGCGCTGGGGCCAGGGCCGCGTCTTCTACTGTTCGCTGGGCCACCAGACCGCAGATTTCGACGTGCCCGAAGCGCGTGAGATCGTGCGCCGCGGCCTGCTTTGGGCGGCGCGCGCGCTGTAA
- the ptsP gene encoding phosphoenolpyruvate--protein phosphotransferase, producing the protein MKLKGLGVSAGVAVGPARVWHNTPLRVPQRSLLLEQIEAELERLDQALAVTRDELRSLTERLRTDVSAEVAAIFEAHAEMLNDPALVDEVQAQIRSLQVNAEHALAEVVGHYTAALRTLEDEYMRQRAADLEDVAQRVLRHLEGRDATHQLETPVIILADDLTPSDTAQFPAGMVLGFATAGGGATSHTAILARALGIPAIVGLGDGVWQAQEGTIVTLDGDTGVLDLAPSAAEIAAFERKQLEQQQRQASERTAAQAPAITADGVRVEVLANIALPGGCSDALRWGAEGIGLFRTEFLFLDRREPPGEEEQYLAYRQVVEHMQGRRVLIRTADIGGDKNIPYLLVEQEPNPFLGWRGSRLLWGMAPLLQTQMRALLRASAHGPLGIMFPMISGLNDLRALRRLLEEVRETLHTERTPVGQPAIGVMIEVPSAALCAEQLARECDFFSIGTNDLAQYTLACDRTNPRVAHLLDPLHPAVLRLIAQTIRAGRAAGIHVGMCGELAADLSAVPILVGLGLQELSVSPASIPAVKRVIGQLTLARAQGIADAALELETAEEVRALAAATLQTLTASPIDEVAHGA; encoded by the coding sequence ATGAAACTCAAGGGCCTTGGAGTATCCGCCGGTGTTGCGGTCGGTCCGGCGCGCGTCTGGCACAACACACCACTGCGTGTGCCGCAGCGCTCGCTGCTGCTCGAACAGATCGAAGCGGAGCTGGAGCGCCTGGATCAGGCGCTGGCCGTAACCCGCGACGAGCTGCGGTCACTCACCGAACGCCTGCGCACCGATGTCAGCGCCGAGGTTGCCGCCATCTTCGAGGCGCATGCCGAAATGCTCAACGATCCGGCGCTGGTCGATGAGGTGCAAGCGCAGATTCGTTCTTTGCAGGTCAATGCCGAACATGCGCTAGCGGAGGTCGTCGGACACTACACCGCGGCGTTGCGCACCCTGGAAGACGAGTACATGCGACAGCGCGCTGCGGATCTGGAAGATGTCGCCCAGCGCGTCCTGCGCCATCTCGAAGGACGCGACGCGACGCATCAGCTCGAGACCCCGGTCATCATTTTGGCCGATGACCTCACGCCATCAGACACAGCCCAATTTCCTGCGGGAATGGTGCTGGGCTTTGCCACCGCAGGCGGCGGAGCGACATCGCATACCGCCATTCTGGCACGGGCCCTCGGCATTCCGGCGATCGTCGGGCTAGGAGATGGCGTATGGCAGGCCCAGGAGGGCACCATCGTTACGCTCGATGGCGACACCGGCGTGCTTGATCTTGCGCCGTCGGCTGCCGAGATTGCGGCCTTCGAGCGCAAGCAGCTTGAGCAACAGCAGCGGCAGGCGAGCGAGCGCACTGCTGCTCAGGCGCCGGCGATAACTGCCGATGGCGTCAGAGTGGAAGTGCTGGCCAACATCGCGCTGCCCGGCGGGTGCTCGGATGCGCTCCGGTGGGGCGCCGAGGGCATCGGCTTGTTTCGCACCGAATTTTTGTTCCTGGATCGTCGCGAGCCACCCGGCGAAGAAGAACAATACCTTGCCTACCGTCAGGTCGTGGAACACATGCAGGGTCGTCGCGTGCTGATTCGGACGGCTGATATCGGTGGTGACAAAAACATTCCATACCTGCTTGTTGAGCAGGAGCCCAACCCATTTCTGGGGTGGCGCGGTAGTCGCTTGCTGTGGGGCATGGCGCCATTGCTCCAAACCCAGATGCGCGCCCTGCTCCGTGCCAGTGCGCACGGTCCGCTGGGCATCATGTTTCCTATGATTAGCGGGCTGAACGATCTGCGCGCGCTGCGCCGCCTCCTCGAGGAGGTGCGTGAAACCCTCCATACGGAGCGCACTCCCGTTGGTCAGCCGGCGATCGGCGTGATGATCGAAGTACCTTCGGCCGCGCTCTGCGCCGAGCAGCTCGCGCGCGAGTGCGATTTCTTCAGCATCGGCACCAATGACCTGGCGCAGTACACCCTGGCCTGTGATCGGACCAATCCACGCGTTGCGCACCTGCTCGATCCCCTCCATCCGGCAGTGCTGCGCCTGATTGCGCAGACGATCCGGGCAGGGCGCGCCGCAGGCATCCATGTTGGCATGTGCGGCGAGCTCGCTGCCGATCTCAGCGCAGTCCCGATTCTGGTTGGGCTGGGCTTGCAAGAATTGAGTGTCAGTCCAGCCTCGATCCCGGCGGTCAAACGCGTCATCGGACAGCTCACACTCGCGCGCGCCCAGGGTATTGCCGATGCCGCGCTGGAATTGGAAACCGCCGAGGAGGTGCGCGCCTTGGCAGCGGCTACGTTGCAAACCCTCACTGCGTCACCCATCGACGAGGTTGCCCATGGCGCATAA
- a CDS encoding Gfo/Idh/MocA family protein — protein MPRPVSVGVIGCGTISTIYLQNCLQFPDLRVVACADLLPERAQAQAQRFGIRAISVDELLADPAIELVINLTVPQAHALVAQAALAAGKAVYNEKPLALTREEGRQLLALARERGLVIGCAPDTFLGAGLQTCRALIDAGAIGEPVAALAVMQGHGPESWHPSPHFYYQPGAGPLFDMGPYYLTALISMLGPIRQVAGMGRISFAERVITSQPHHGERIRVETPTHIAATLAFATGPIATLVMSFDIWHDQHARLEIYGSEGTLQLPDPNTFGGPVRLFRPGRGWQELPVTRAHSENSRGIGVLDLAQSWRRGRVPRASGELAFHVLDVMHAILESAQQDRHLALDSSVERPPLLPEDWVGTRAILG, from the coding sequence ATGCCACGTCCGGTGTCGGTTGGTGTGATCGGCTGCGGAACGATCAGCACCATCTATCTGCAGAACTGTCTCCAGTTTCCCGATCTGCGCGTGGTGGCCTGCGCCGATCTGCTGCCGGAGCGCGCCCAGGCGCAGGCCCAACGCTTCGGCATTCGCGCCATCAGCGTTGACGAGCTGCTGGCCGATCCCGCCATCGAACTGGTGATCAATCTGACCGTGCCGCAGGCCCACGCTCTGGTGGCGCAGGCGGCGCTGGCCGCCGGCAAGGCGGTGTACAACGAAAAGCCGCTGGCGCTGACCCGCGAGGAGGGCCGGCAGTTGCTCGCCCTGGCGCGCGAGCGGGGCCTGGTGATCGGCTGCGCGCCCGATACCTTTCTGGGCGCGGGCTTGCAGACCTGTCGCGCGCTGATCGATGCCGGCGCGATCGGAGAACCGGTCGCGGCGCTGGCGGTGATGCAGGGCCATGGCCCGGAGAGCTGGCATCCCAGCCCCCATTTTTACTACCAGCCCGGCGCGGGGCCGCTGTTCGACATGGGGCCCTACTACCTCACGGCGTTGATCAGCATGCTGGGGCCGATCAGGCAGGTAGCGGGCATGGGCCGCATCTCGTTTGCGGAACGCGTGATCACCAGCCAGCCGCATCATGGCGAGCGCATTCGGGTGGAGACGCCCACCCACATTGCGGCGACGCTCGCCTTCGCCACCGGTCCTATCGCGACGCTGGTGATGAGTTTCGATATCTGGCACGACCAGCATGCTCGCCTGGAGATCTACGGCAGCGAGGGCACGTTGCAGTTGCCCGATCCCAACACCTTTGGCGGACCGGTCCGACTCTTCCGGCCCGGTCGCGGCTGGCAGGAGCTGCCGGTTACACGCGCGCACAGCGAGAACAGTCGCGGCATTGGCGTGCTGGACCTGGCGCAGTCCTGGCGGCGGGGACGTGTGCCGCGCGCCAGCGGCGAGCTTGCCTTCCATGTCCTGGACGTGATGCATGCGATCCTTGAGTCTGCGCAGCAGGACCGGCATCTCGCCCTGGACAGCAGCGTCGAGCGTCCACCCCTGCTGCCGGAGGACTGGGTCGGCACGCGCGCGATCCTGGGATAG
- a CDS encoding dihydrolipoamide acetyltransferase family protein yields the protein MATDVIMPKVDMVMDEGTIVHWYKAEGEPVQAGEPLFEIETDKATMVIEAPASGILTQISAPVDATVPVASVIARIVEPHELGSRPSAAEAPPPGSAPSVTTSADAAAPSGAAPLPASEDAPTLPPALSAQIGGSPSAPPRPRATPIARKLAREHAIDLATVPGSGPRGRIGKRDVLRALATMRPSGTTSDDGKQAQYATPGAESTAASPVQHAAASDAIGGRWLPLTGVRRIIAQRMALSAGVPQFTVSINVNMLAATQLRERLAYRPSFTAIIARVVAALLPRHPMLNASFRDDGIWLYEAVHLGIALDSGGDLLVPVIRDANRRTLRELHNALTELRQKAEAKQLTPADLQGSTFSISNLGMFGIDHFTALLNPPEAAILAIGSITPRPYPSPSGDAWTWQPGLTLTLSVDHRVADGATAARFLQDIRAALEEPYLLL from the coding sequence ATGGCGACCGATGTGATCATGCCCAAAGTTGATATGGTCATGGACGAGGGTACGATTGTCCACTGGTACAAGGCCGAGGGCGAGCCGGTGCAGGCGGGCGAGCCGCTCTTCGAGATCGAGACCGACAAGGCAACCATGGTGATCGAAGCGCCGGCCAGCGGCATTTTGACCCAGATCAGTGCGCCTGTTGACGCCACTGTCCCGGTTGCTAGCGTCATTGCCAGGATCGTGGAGCCGCATGAGCTAGGCAGCCGGCCCAGCGCGGCAGAGGCGCCGCCGCCCGGATCGGCGCCTTCCGTGACAACCTCTGCCGACGCGGCAGCTCCGTCCGGCGCTGCTCCTCTGCCTGCGTCGGAGGATGCACCGACGCTACCGCCGGCATTATCAGCACAGATCGGCGGCTCACCATCGGCGCCGCCCCGTCCACGCGCGACACCGATTGCCCGCAAACTGGCTCGCGAGCACGCTATCGATCTTGCCACCGTCCCCGGCAGTGGACCACGCGGGCGCATTGGCAAGCGCGATGTTTTGCGCGCATTGGCGACGATGCGTCCCAGTGGCACCACCAGCGATGACGGTAAACAGGCGCAGTACGCCACACCCGGAGCGGAAAGCACCGCGGCGTCGCCTGTACAGCACGCTGCGGCATCAGATGCGATAGGGGGGCGGTGGCTGCCACTGACGGGCGTACGACGCATCATTGCGCAGCGCATGGCGCTCAGCGCCGGCGTGCCGCAGTTTACAGTATCGATCAACGTAAATATGCTGGCAGCCACGCAACTGCGTGAGCGCCTGGCGTACCGGCCTTCGTTCACCGCGATCATTGCCCGCGTCGTGGCCGCGCTCCTGCCGCGCCATCCCATGCTGAACGCTAGCTTCCGCGATGACGGCATCTGGCTGTATGAGGCGGTGCACCTGGGCATCGCACTCGACAGCGGTGGCGACCTGCTGGTGCCGGTGATCCGCGATGCCAATCGCCGCACCCTGCGCGAGCTGCACAATGCGCTGACGGAGCTGCGGCAGAAAGCCGAGGCCAAACAGCTCACCCCCGCCGATCTGCAGGGTAGCACGTTCTCGATCTCGAACCTGGGCATGTTCGGCATCGACCACTTTACCGCCCTGCTCAATCCGCCCGAAGCCGCCATCCTGGCGATCGGCAGCATCACGCCGCGTCCGTATCCATCGCCCTCAGGCGACGCGTGGACCTGGCAACCAGGGCTGACCCTGACCCTGAGCGTCGATCATCGCGTGGCGGATGGTGCTACCGCAGCGCGCTTTCTGCAGGATATACGCGCCGCCCTGGAAGAACCCTATCTTTTGCTGTGA